One Cryptomeria japonica chromosome 9, Sugi_1.0, whole genome shotgun sequence genomic window carries:
- the LOC131073914 gene encoding aldehyde dehydrogenase 1 translates to MESPKSDDSETWAWKLVMEDGGPIKAPVTVKYTKLFINGEFVDSVLGKTFETFDPRTEEVITSVSEATKEDVDLSVKAARAAFDHGPWPRMPGSERGRILNKYADLVQQHSEKLALLESWDGGKPLDLVKAFDVPKSVSVLQYYAGYADKIHGMTLKMNGPYQGYTLHEPIGVCGQIISWNFPLFMFFTKIAPALTCGCTLVVKPAELTPLTALYCAHLSVEAGIPPGVLNVLPGFGAITGAAISSHMDIDKVAFTGSTQVGRLIMEAAAKSNLKAVTLELGGKSPLIIMDDFNIDEAVEIANAAIFTCMGQICIAGSRVFVQEGVYDKFVKKIAERAKKIVVGDPLKGGVQHGPQINKIQFDKILKYIQYGKIDGANLLIGGHSFSEKGFYIQPTIFIDVEDNMRIAKEEIFGPVMSIFKFKTIEEVIERGNKAIYGLAAGVLTQNINVANRVARSLRAGTMWINTYLVVDNDSPFGGYKLSGFGREYGPHGLQNYLQVKSVITPLHESPWL, encoded by the exons ATGGAATCCCCTAAATCTGATGATTCAGAAACATGGGCTTGGAAGCTAGTGATGGAGGATGGAGGACCCATCAAAGCTCCAGTTACAGTGAAATACACAAAGCTCTTCATCAATGGAGAGTTTGTGGATTCAGTTTTAG gaaaaacatttgagacATTTGATCCAAGAACAGAGGAAGTTATAACAAGTGTATCAGAAGCCACCAAAGAAGATGTTGATTTGTCTGTCAAAGCAGCCAGGGCAGCCTTTGATCATGGCCCATGGCCTCGCATGCCTGGTTCT GAGAGGGGCCGCATACTGAATAAGTATGCAGATTTGGTTCAACAACACTCAGAGAAACTTGCACTATTGGAATCATGGGATGGAGGAAAACCTCTGGATCTTGTTAAAGCATTTGACGTGCCAAAATCGGTCAGTGTTCTCCAATACTATGCAG GGTATGCTGATAAAATCCATGGGATGACATTAAAGATGAATGGGCCATATCAAGGATATACATTGCATGAACCCATTGGAGTGTGTGGTCAGATTATATCCTGGAACTTTCCACTATTTATGTTTTTCACTAAGATTGCTCCTGCTCTCACCTGTGGATGCACACTAGTAGTCAAGCCTGCAGAGTTGACTCCTTTAACTGCACTCTACTGTGCTCATTTATCTGTAGAG GCTGGAATACCTCCTGGTGTTCTTAATGTGCTTCCTGGTTTTGGAGCAATAACTGGTGCTGCCATAAGCAGTCATATGGATATTGATAAG GTTGCATTTACAGGGTCAACTCAAGTGGGGAGATTGATAATGGAAGCTGCAGCCAAGAGTAATTTGAAGGCTGTGACATTAGAGCTTGGTGGGAAATCACCTTTAATTATCATGGATGATTTTAATATTGATGAAGCTGTAGAAATTGCAAATGCAGCCATATTCACATGCATG GGACAAATATGCATAGCTGGGTCACGAGTATTTGTTCAAGAAGGTGTTTATGATAAATTTGTGAAGAAAATAGCAGAAAGAGCAAAGAAGATTGTAGTAGGTGACCcacttaagggaggagtacaacaTGGCCCTCAG ATTaataaaattcagtttgataaaATATTGAAATACATTCAATATGGTAAGATAGATGGGGCCAATTTATTAATTGGTGGTCATTCCTTCAGTGAAAAGGGATTTTACATCCAGCCTACAATTTTTATTGATGTTGAG GATAATATGAGGATTgccaaagaagaaatatttggccCAGTCATGTCTATTTTCAAGTTCAA AACTATAGAAGAAGTAATAGAAAGAGGAAACAAGGCAATCTATGGTCTTGCAGCTGGAGTTTTGACTCAAAATATTAATGTAGCTAATAGAGTTGCAAGATCTCTCCGTGCGGGAACTATGTGGATTAATACTTATCTTGTAGTTGATAATGATTCCCCATTTGGAGGATACAAATTGAGTGGATTTGGAAGAGAGTATGGACCTCACGGCcttcaaaattatctacaagtcAAGTCAGTTATTACTCCTCTTCATGAGTCTCCATGGCTCTGA